In Halarcobacter bivalviorum, a genomic segment contains:
- a CDS encoding response regulator transcription factor, with product MLEEKYKKLKVLYVEDQELIRVNAISYLKRFFSEVYEAKDAFEAINLIEKEHPHLVITDIKMPKLNGLDMIRQVRKEDKKTQFIVLTAFTDKEYLLDAIDLGLVKYLSKPIRHETIFPLLLQCAKNCLEADSNKKFFDKKSYFNLFESKLVVDEEEIKLTKSEIKLLELLCRKYPNIASYDELQDYIWFDEYMSENAVRLLVRDLRKKLPKNSIKNISKLGYKIEIL from the coding sequence ATGTTAGAAGAAAAGTATAAAAAATTAAAAGTATTATATGTAGAAGACCAAGAATTAATAAGAGTAAATGCAATCTCTTACTTAAAAAGATTTTTTAGTGAAGTCTATGAAGCTAAAGATGCTTTTGAAGCTATAAATCTTATTGAAAAAGAGCATCCTCATTTAGTAATTACTGATATAAAGATGCCAAAATTAAATGGTCTTGATATGATTAGACAGGTTAGAAAAGAGGATAAAAAAACTCAATTTATTGTTTTGACAGCATTTACAGATAAAGAGTATTTATTAGATGCTATTGATTTAGGTTTAGTTAAATATTTAAGTAAACCTATTAGACATGAAACTATTTTCCCTTTACTTTTACAATGTGCAAAAAACTGTTTAGAAGCTGACTCTAATAAAAAATTTTTTGATAAAAAGAGTTATTTTAATCTATTTGAATCTAAATTAGTGGTAGATGAAGAAGAGATTAAATTAACAAAAAGTGAAATCAAACTTTTAGAACTATTATGTAGAAAATATCCAAATATTGCCTCTTATGATGAACTACAAGACTATATTTGGTTTGATGAATATATGAGTGAAAATGCAGTAAGGCTTTTAGTTCGAGATTTAAGAAAGAAACTTCCTAAAAATAGTATAAAAAATATATCTAAATTGGGTTATAAGATAGAAATTTTATGA
- a CDS encoding TonB-dependent siderophore receptor: protein MKLSKQKILGLSFCTAFLIHGSVFAAENNKEKTSLGTVEVVSSNDSETTNSYTVDSMNSATKLNLSLRHTPQSVNVLTTQKLNDLGITSYQEMLTNVTGVSLDRWDERLKTTARGFEIDYYKVDGMPTYITYNDRDLDLAMFDRVEIVRGANGLTTGAGNPALSINLVRKRATSKEFKADASISVGSWDAYSFMTDISSALNSDGSIRGRLIAKHQDKNSFMDGYEKENNLLYGVVDMDLTDSTFVSVGASYQNIERKGVRWGGLPAFYSDGSKTNFDRSLTVSDDWTYWDTEVKSIFANLEQLLYKDISLNLAYSYDEIDNKNAMLYFKGKVNKADGSGISYMDWESDKTNKQHNLDLNLKLPFEFGNLAQEIIIGTSYNKDKTSNYKGRYPNGYYSSLPNFFNYDLTLAKVSNADIPYIVEPEEIEQKAIYLAGNFSLTETLKLIAGARVSSWEYSSTDETKEKRKFDNELTPYVGVVYDLDKNHSIYASYTSIFKPSDKKNRSDNFLDPIEGKNYETGIKAEYFDGKLNASLSVFRIEQDGAEEDGTPIAGKQPYKLVSGVVSKGFELDLNGQITDNLNLSFGVANYKAETAEGEKFDTKASRTTANLFAKYSMNKFQVGAGVNYKSKFYTGAGAEKITQKAYAIANAMASYKLNSNTNLQLNVNNVFDKKYYSGIGANSMTYGDPRNVMLTLKYTF from the coding sequence GTGAAATTAAGTAAACAAAAAATATTAGGGCTATCTTTTTGTACAGCCTTTTTAATCCATGGTTCAGTATTCGCAGCTGAAAATAATAAAGAAAAAACATCTCTTGGAACGGTAGAAGTAGTTAGTTCAAATGATTCAGAAACTACAAATTCATATACTGTTGATTCAATGAATAGTGCTACAAAGTTGAATTTATCATTAAGACATACACCACAATCAGTAAATGTACTTACAACACAAAAGCTAAATGATTTAGGAATAACTTCTTATCAAGAGATGCTTACAAATGTTACAGGAGTATCTTTAGATAGATGGGATGAGAGGTTAAAAACTACAGCAAGAGGTTTTGAAATTGATTATTATAAAGTTGATGGTATGCCAACTTATATAACTTATAATGATAGAGATTTAGACCTTGCTATGTTTGATAGAGTTGAAATTGTAAGAGGTGCAAATGGACTTACTACTGGTGCAGGTAATCCTGCATTGAGTATAAATTTAGTTAGAAAAAGAGCAACAAGTAAAGAGTTTAAAGCAGATGCTTCTATTTCTGTAGGTTCATGGGATGCTTATAGTTTTATGACAGATATTTCATCAGCTTTAAATAGTGATGGAAGTATTAGAGGTAGACTTATTGCAAAACATCAGGATAAAAACTCTTTTATGGATGGATATGAAAAAGAGAATAATCTTTTATATGGTGTTGTAGATATGGACTTAACTGATTCTACTTTTGTATCAGTTGGTGCAAGTTATCAAAATATTGAAAGAAAAGGTGTTAGATGGGGTGGTCTTCCTGCTTTTTATAGTGATGGAAGTAAAACTAATTTTGATAGGTCTTTAACTGTTTCTGATGATTGGACATATTGGGATACTGAAGTAAAATCAATATTTGCAAATTTAGAGCAACTTTTATATAAAGATATATCTTTAAACCTTGCTTATTCATATGATGAGATTGATAATAAAAATGCAATGTTATATTTTAAAGGAAAAGTTAATAAAGCAGATGGAAGTGGTATTTCATATATGGATTGGGAGTCAGATAAAACTAATAAACAACATAATTTAGATTTAAATTTAAAACTTCCTTTTGAGTTTGGAAACTTAGCACAAGAGATTATTATTGGAACTTCATATAATAAAGATAAAACAAGTAACTATAAAGGTAGATATCCAAATGGTTATTATTCATCATTACCAAACTTTTTTAATTATGATTTAACTTTAGCAAAAGTTTCAAATGCTGATATACCTTATATAGTTGAGCCAGAAGAAATTGAGCAAAAAGCTATTTATTTAGCTGGAAATTTTTCTCTTACAGAGACTTTAAAGCTAATTGCAGGAGCAAGAGTTTCAAGTTGGGAATATTCAAGTACAGATGAAACAAAAGAAAAAAGAAAATTTGATAATGAGTTAACACCTTATGTAGGAGTGGTTTACGATTTAGATAAAAACCACTCTATTTATGCAAGTTATACAAGTATTTTCAAACCTTCAGATAAGAAAAATAGAAGTGATAACTTTTTAGACCCAATTGAGGGTAAAAACTATGAAACTGGTATAAAAGCAGAATATTTTGATGGAAAATTAAATGCTTCTTTATCTGTTTTTAGAATAGAACAAGATGGAGCTGAAGAAGATGGTACTCCAATTGCTGGGAAACAACCTTATAAATTAGTAAGTGGTGTTGTTAGTAAAGGTTTTGAATTAGATTTAAATGGACAAATTACTGATAATTTAAATCTTAGTTTTGGAGTTGCAAACTATAAGGCTGAGACAGCAGAGGGAGAAAAGTTTGATACAAAAGCTTCAAGAACAACAGCAAATCTTTTTGCTAAATATAGTATGAATAAATTTCAAGTTGGAGCAGGTGTAAATTATAAAAGTAAATTTTATACAGGAGCTGGTGCAGAAAAAATTACACAAAAAGCTTATGCAATAGCAAATGCAATGGCCTCTTATAAGCTTAACAGTAATACAAATCTTCAATTAAATGTGAATAATGTTTTTGATAAAAAATATTACTCAGGAATAGGGGCAAATAGTATGACATATGGGGATCCAAGAAATGTTATGCTTACTTTAAAATATACTTTCTAA
- a CDS encoding DUF3450 domain-containing protein, with protein MNKLFKTIFISLFLTSSLFSNEIDKSLDVIENTNTKLKTYQNKIDNVEYQREELLSKYKYTNAELKSTKIYNEQLRKILQSQQEELKNMNQQIIDIENTQKNIFPLMISMVESLKKLVEMDTPFLIEERTTRIKQLESNLDKADIKTAEKYRIILEAFKIEYDYANSIETYQDKIDGKTYDFLRLGRTALYYQSLDFKNYGYWNNKTKTWEKIDSSNAKSNIRRGIKIAQKHQNVDFLNLPFLTSKDN; from the coding sequence ATGAATAAGTTATTTAAAACTATTTTCATTTCATTATTTCTGACATCAAGCCTATTTTCAAATGAGATAGATAAGTCATTAGATGTAATAGAAAATACAAATACTAAACTTAAGACTTATCAAAATAAGATTGACAATGTAGAGTACCAAAGAGAAGAGCTTTTAAGTAAGTATAAATATACAAATGCTGAATTAAAAAGTACTAAAATTTACAATGAACAACTAAGAAAAATTCTTCAATCACAACAAGAAGAGTTAAAAAATATGAATCAACAAATTATTGATATTGAAAATACTCAAAAAAATATTTTCCCACTTATGATTAGTATGGTAGAGAGTCTAAAAAAATTAGTAGAGATGGACACTCCATTTTTAATTGAAGAGAGAACTACAAGAATTAAACAACTTGAATCAAACTTAGATAAAGCAGATATTAAAACAGCAGAAAAATATAGAATTATTTTAGAAGCATTTAAAATTGAGTATGACTATGCAAATAGTATAGAGACATACCAAGATAAAATCGATGGAAAAACATATGATTTTCTTAGACTTGGAAGAACTGCTTTATATTATCAAAGTTTAGATTTTAAAAACTATGGATATTGGAATAATAAAACAAAAACTTGGGAAAAAATTGATAGTTCTAATGCTAAATCAAATATTAGAAGAGGAATTAAAATTGCTCAAAAACATCAAAATGTAGATTTCTTAAATCTTCCATTTCTTACATCGAAGGATAACTAA
- a CDS encoding MotA/TolQ/ExbB proton channel family protein — MLKYLLVTLLFINQGFALDLENLLKNVKTTSNQELIAEQQRLKNFIENKEEQKELLIKVTNELKIENLETKKLKKIIEENEKVLAEKEAELNLKIGDLGEMFGSVRQTSADFLTNYQRSFTASEFPQKEEIFTKFSNSKKLPTIEELTLFWHTMLDEIIQSGKVSTYQASVILQDGERTLQDVTRIGIFSAFSKGQFLKYSDDINSLIELSTQPPSTFISNAKDFEASKAEIKSVLVDPTRGTLFEMLGNKPTFMDRIHQGGIVGYIIILLGVLGLLFAAYKILFLNLIHTKIKKQQKNLENYDETNSLGKIAGVFYKNVNDSINDLEIKIGEAILKETNHIKKGQSFVKLLAAVTPLLGLLGTVTGMIATFQAITLFGTGDPKLMAGGISTALITTVLGLVTAIPLLFAYTYISSKAEAIVSVLEEQSIGMLAKTLK, encoded by the coding sequence ATGTTAAAATATTTATTAGTAACACTACTATTTATAAACCAAGGTTTTGCACTTGATTTAGAGAACTTATTAAAAAATGTAAAAACTACCTCAAATCAAGAATTAATAGCTGAACAACAAAGATTAAAAAATTTTATTGAAAATAAAGAGGAGCAAAAAGAGCTTCTAATAAAAGTAACAAATGAATTAAAAATTGAAAATCTTGAAACTAAAAAATTAAAAAAGATTATTGAAGAGAATGAAAAAGTATTAGCTGAAAAAGAGGCTGAGTTAAATCTAAAAATTGGTGACTTAGGAGAGATGTTTGGAAGTGTTAGACAAACTTCAGCAGACTTTTTAACAAATTACCAAAGAAGTTTTACAGCATCTGAGTTTCCACAAAAAGAAGAGATTTTTACAAAATTTTCAAACTCTAAAAAACTTCCAACAATAGAAGAACTAACTCTATTTTGGCATACAATGTTAGATGAAATTATTCAAAGTGGAAAAGTATCAACTTATCAAGCAAGTGTAATCTTACAAGATGGAGAGAGAACTCTTCAAGATGTTACTAGAATTGGTATTTTTTCTGCATTTTCAAAAGGACAATTTTTAAAATATTCAGATGATATTAACTCTTTAATTGAATTATCAACACAACCTCCTTCAACATTTATATCAAATGCAAAGGATTTTGAAGCAAGTAAAGCAGAGATTAAATCTGTACTTGTAGACCCTACAAGAGGTACACTATTTGAGATGCTTGGAAATAAACCAACATTTATGGATAGAATTCATCAAGGTGGGATTGTAGGATATATAATCATCTTACTAGGTGTTTTAGGTCTTCTATTTGCAGCTTATAAAATTCTATTTTTAAACCTAATTCATACAAAAATTAAAAAACAACAAAAGAACTTAGAAAACTATGATGAGACAAACTCTTTAGGAAAAATTGCAGGGGTATTTTATAAAAATGTAAATGACTCAATCAATGATTTAGAAATCAAAATTGGGGAAGCAATTTTAAAAGAAACAAACCATATCAAAAAAGGTCAAAGCTTTGTAAAGCTTCTTGCAGCAGTAACTCCACTACTTGGATTATTAGGAACTGTTACAGGGATGATTGCAACTTTCCAAGCTATTACTTTATTTGGTACAGGTGACCCAAAACTTATGGCAGGTGGGATTTCAACTGCACTTATTACTACAGTTTTAGGTCTTGTTACAGCTATTCCTTTACTTTTTGCATACACATATATCTCTTCAAAAGCTGAAGCTATTGTATCTGTATTAGAAGAGCAAAGTATAGGAATGTTAGCAAAAACACTTAAATAA